One genomic region from Leptospira montravelensis encodes:
- a CDS encoding phytoene desaturase family protein — MDTYWDVVVIGSGLGGLSAALSLSEKGRRVLVLEKGTAPGGCASSFQKNGFVFESGATTLVGFEPGLPLDKLIREFQIQFPLIPLERSMVVHLGNQTIERYQDPKAWILEAKRAFGGGLRMEVFWKLIGSVSDSLWSVSTRYQFFPFTSVSDVWKSLRSFRLSDLLVLFFSFVSLRFVLKCLGLTKNKEWIRFLEEQLLITSQTTSLELPLVLTSACLTYPQLQNYVVKGGMVSLAETIIEKIESKGGKILYKQEVTLLKKIPSKNENQKMDWEIRTKHRENFLFQTPLVVSNLPIWNLMEITETLPKLKGKTKKFEKGIWGAFTMGIAIQTNPAEAWTRTECLHHQIHLKKSLPYGGGNSVFLSLSHHEDSIRSPDGIRILSISTHIENPESWVRDDIYQEKKKTIESILIQTLEEFFSWFHREMILFQHSATPVTWKTWTGRKFGRVGGIPGSYFSNPFQMLSNRSEDPNLLLTGDTVYPGQGIPAVVLGGLHSVEQFIERKRG, encoded by the coding sequence ATGGATACATATTGGGATGTAGTGGTCATTGGTTCTGGACTTGGGGGACTAAGTGCAGCTTTGTCACTTTCCGAAAAAGGAAGGCGTGTATTAGTTTTAGAAAAAGGCACGGCTCCTGGTGGTTGTGCTTCAAGTTTTCAAAAGAATGGATTTGTTTTTGAATCGGGCGCAACCACACTTGTGGGATTTGAGCCGGGCCTACCTTTAGATAAACTTATCCGAGAATTTCAAATTCAATTTCCTCTGATTCCATTAGAACGTTCTATGGTAGTTCATTTGGGAAATCAAACTATTGAACGTTACCAAGATCCTAAGGCTTGGATTTTGGAAGCAAAGCGTGCATTTGGTGGTGGCTTGCGTATGGAAGTATTTTGGAAACTCATTGGTTCTGTTTCCGATTCTCTTTGGAGTGTATCGACTAGGTATCAATTTTTTCCATTTACAAGTGTTTCCGATGTTTGGAAATCGCTTCGTTCCTTTCGGCTAAGTGACTTACTCGTTTTATTTTTTTCTTTTGTATCTTTACGATTCGTTTTAAAATGTTTGGGACTTACTAAGAACAAAGAATGGATTCGATTTTTAGAAGAACAACTTTTAATCACAAGCCAAACTACATCCTTAGAACTACCTTTAGTCCTAACCTCCGCTTGTCTTACTTATCCTCAATTGCAAAACTATGTTGTAAAAGGAGGAATGGTTTCCTTAGCAGAAACCATCATAGAAAAAATCGAATCTAAGGGTGGAAAAATTCTCTATAAACAAGAAGTCACCCTTCTAAAAAAAATCCCCTCCAAAAATGAAAACCAGAAAATGGATTGGGAGATTCGCACCAAACATAGAGAGAATTTTTTATTTCAAACTCCTTTAGTAGTTTCGAATCTTCCTATTTGGAATCTAATGGAGATCACGGAAACCTTACCAAAACTAAAGGGGAAAACTAAAAAATTTGAAAAAGGAATTTGGGGTGCATTTACAATGGGGATTGCCATCCAAACCAATCCGGCCGAAGCATGGACTAGAACTGAATGCCTCCATCACCAAATCCATTTGAAGAAGAGTTTACCTTATGGCGGGGGGAACTCTGTATTTCTTTCGCTTTCCCATCATGAAGATTCCATTCGTTCCCCTGATGGAATTCGTATCCTTTCAATTTCCACTCATATAGAAAATCCTGAATCCTGGGTTCGTGATGATATTTACCAAGAAAAAAAGAAAACCATCGAATCGATTCTCATTCAAACCTTAGAGGAATTTTTTTCTTGGTTTCATAGAGAAATGATTTTATTCCAACATTCTGCAACACCTGTTACATGGAAAACTTGGACAGGAAGGAAATTCGGGAGAGTGGGTGGGATTCCGGGATCTTATTTTTCCAATCCTTTTCAAATGTTGAGTAACCGTTCGGAAGATCCGAACTTACTTCTTACAGGCGACACTGTTTATCCTGGACAGGGAATTCCGGCGGTTGTTCTTGGCGGCCTTCATTCGGTAGAACAATTCATAGAAAGAAAGAGAGGTTGA
- a CDS encoding LIC10362 family protein gives MWLLIVHALVFFLFVLVYAFRFRKLVPNPEKNILVQIQEATKDWNSTPHLVLLISFLLFLLFPLTLGFSFFLRTDANVLVVIVWIIWAYNWSKYSFFRE, from the coding sequence ATGTGGTTACTCATCGTACATGCGCTCGTATTTTTCCTCTTCGTTCTAGTTTATGCCTTTCGGTTCCGGAAATTGGTGCCAAATCCAGAGAAAAATATCCTAGTGCAAATCCAAGAGGCCACAAAGGACTGGAATTCCACTCCGCATTTGGTCCTTCTCATTAGTTTTCTCCTCTTCCTCCTTTTTCCACTCACCTTGGGTTTTTCCTTCTTTCTCCGCACCGATGCCAACGTCCTGGTTGTCATTGTTTGGATCATTTGGGCCTACAATTGGAGCAAATACAGCTTCTTTAGAGAATAA
- a CDS encoding electron transfer flavoprotein subunit beta/FixA family protein — translation MKIVVLVKQVPDTETNIKVGDKSINEAGVKWIISPYDEFAIEEGIRIREKSGGEVIAVSLGPDRAVEALRTAYAMGVDRAIHVKVDDYVTFDSTYTSELLANLIKAENADVVIGGRQSIDTDSSQVVVQIAERLNVPHVAMALKLEFDGNKVTATREIEGGTEVVETSAPLAVTAQKGLNEPRYPSLKGIMSAKKKPVDVKKPEELGATGSKLEVVSLEPPPPRIAGRKLEAADAQGFASQLVKALREEAKVI, via the coding sequence ATGAAAATTGTTGTTCTAGTAAAGCAGGTTCCGGATACGGAAACCAATATCAAGGTCGGTGACAAATCGATCAACGAAGCTGGCGTAAAATGGATCATCTCTCCTTATGATGAATTTGCAATCGAAGAGGGAATCAGAATTCGTGAAAAAAGCGGTGGAGAAGTCATCGCAGTGTCCCTCGGCCCTGACCGTGCCGTAGAAGCACTTCGCACTGCCTACGCTATGGGTGTAGACAGAGCCATTCATGTGAAAGTGGATGATTACGTAACTTTTGATTCTACATACACTTCTGAACTTCTTGCAAACCTCATCAAAGCAGAAAACGCTGATGTAGTGATTGGTGGTCGTCAATCGATTGATACTGACAGCTCACAAGTTGTGGTTCAAATTGCAGAAAGATTGAATGTTCCTCACGTTGCTATGGCCCTCAAACTTGAGTTTGACGGAAACAAAGTAACAGCAACTCGCGAAATCGAAGGTGGAACAGAAGTCGTTGAAACTTCAGCTCCTCTGGCAGTGACTGCGCAAAAAGGTTTGAACGAACCAAGATACCCAAGTTTAAAAGGAATCATGTCTGCGAAGAAAAAACCAGTAGATGTGAAAAAACCAGAAGAACTCGGAGCTACTGGATCCAAACTCGAAGTTGTATCTCTCGAGCCACCTCCTCCACGTATCGCTGGTCGAAAACTGGAAGCGGCAGATGCACAAGGTTTTGCATCTCAACTTGTAAAAGCTCTTCGCGAAGAAGCGAAGGTCATCTAA
- a CDS encoding HD domain-containing phosphohydrolase has protein sequence MSTNDTNIVPREKLAKFELTEESLNSFRKNNNIPLDLYNKDGQILIHKKRNPSEADFGKLLKFEMQGVYFLISELKKTKQNPNGAPFLEPGRTTKLFDQEKTSRFAKQSQALIEDLRKTSFSSEQAVFVQNSVNELLTDFTSNPDYELGIFNILEILGVAGVSVESELMTKRTVVAMGMKVRTKKIVNEGKEESNKKDHLSLMMASYLADVGYSRLDIKNNPKLTKEEYAVVQQHPIISYLMTLPAPEIDSHVRTLILNHHRPYRGNGVNNNFPDPRSLFTKLMSVRDKYSKEVGKERITQDIELQLHLQENNVTSASFEEDIAILSLASEYASLTSNQPWRPAFKSSTALKMILNDSFFSYSNKNIRHLLDYVGSSLTNNENIVNFGDFVITASVDSEKRAHFDICIVLDVGRYQTRPKLQRICSINPVFQKGNKFKIADFDLQSIKIDRRKAIMDLALQAGTSRVIYIIDPELNPALHEAVYKINMAS, from the coding sequence ATGAGCACTAACGATACAAACATAGTACCTAGAGAAAAGCTCGCCAAATTTGAGTTAACTGAAGAGTCTTTAAATAGTTTCCGCAAAAACAACAACATTCCTCTCGATCTTTACAACAAAGATGGACAAATTCTAATTCACAAAAAAAGAAACCCAAGCGAAGCTGACTTCGGAAAACTCCTAAAGTTTGAAATGCAAGGGGTCTATTTTCTCATCTCTGAGCTAAAAAAAACAAAACAAAATCCTAATGGCGCCCCTTTTTTAGAGCCAGGTCGAACTACCAAATTATTTGACCAAGAAAAAACTTCAAGGTTTGCCAAACAATCCCAAGCTCTCATCGAAGATTTACGAAAAACTTCCTTTTCTTCAGAACAAGCCGTATTTGTACAAAACTCGGTCAATGAACTTCTCACCGACTTTACCAGTAATCCCGACTACGAACTGGGAATTTTTAATATTTTAGAAATTCTTGGTGTTGCTGGAGTTTCTGTTGAATCCGAACTCATGACCAAACGAACTGTGGTGGCAATGGGAATGAAAGTTCGTACAAAAAAAATTGTAAACGAAGGTAAAGAAGAATCCAATAAAAAAGACCATTTAAGTCTTATGATGGCAAGTTATTTAGCGGATGTAGGATATTCAAGACTCGACATTAAAAACAATCCTAAACTTACAAAAGAGGAATATGCGGTTGTCCAACAACACCCTATCATCAGCTATTTGATGACACTGCCTGCCCCAGAAATTGATTCTCACGTTCGCACATTAATTTTGAATCATCATAGACCTTATCGTGGCAATGGAGTGAATAATAACTTTCCGGATCCCAGATCTCTTTTCACCAAACTCATGTCAGTCCGTGACAAATATAGTAAAGAAGTAGGAAAGGAAAGAATCACACAAGACATCGAACTCCAACTCCATTTACAAGAAAACAATGTAACCTCTGCTAGTTTCGAAGAAGACATTGCCATCCTTTCCCTTGCCAGCGAATATGCTTCCCTCACCTCGAACCAACCTTGGAGACCGGCTTTCAAATCTTCTACTGCTCTAAAGATGATTCTTAACGATTCGTTTTTCTCTTATAGCAATAAAAACATCAGACATCTTTTGGACTACGTAGGAAGTTCTCTCACAAATAACGAAAACATTGTGAACTTTGGTGACTTTGTCATTACAGCTTCTGTGGATTCGGAAAAACGTGCACACTTTGATATTTGTATTGTATTGGATGTGGGTCGTTACCAAACCAGACCCAAACTCCAAAGGATTTGTAGTATCAATCCAGTGTTTCAAAAAGGAAACAAATTCAAAATTGCAGATTTTGATTTACAGAGCATTAAAATTGACCGTAGAAAAGCCATTATGGATTTGGCCTTACAAGCAGGAACATCTCGCGTCATTTATATCATTGATCCAGAACTTAATCCAGCCCTTCACGAAGCAGTTTATAAAATCAATATGGCCTCCTAA
- a CDS encoding alpha/beta fold hydrolase yields the protein MEWNYQTIEREGFALQVAKNNTNGPQLFWIGSALYYPRVIPREIAETYQITVIDHRGFAKLTSSDTETKEDYTLEKLLEDFNFIKTKLKIPACPVIGHSGHGYMALTYAAKYPDQVTNLVMVSTGPSHGSPMSEAEVYFQKEASDLRKEAHLKNQIQFQKNIEESPSDFFIHYCVSLEAKGFYQIPFPSKKFWEGIHTNKLAFDYLFGEVFRDIDVSESFQKLSIPIWICMGKEDFQVAPYYTWDSILKKFPKIKMTVMEKSSHLPFLERPKEFLNEFQILLLGS from the coding sequence ATGGAATGGAATTACCAAACAATCGAAAGAGAGGGATTTGCCCTGCAAGTGGCAAAAAATAATACAAACGGCCCACAGCTATTTTGGATTGGGAGTGCTTTGTATTATCCGAGAGTCATCCCAAGGGAGATAGCCGAAACATACCAAATCACAGTCATTGACCATAGAGGGTTTGCCAAATTAACCAGCTCGGATACGGAAACAAAAGAGGATTATACTTTAGAGAAACTTCTAGAGGATTTTAATTTTATAAAAACAAAGTTAAAAATCCCTGCCTGTCCTGTTATCGGCCATTCGGGACATGGGTATATGGCTCTTACTTATGCAGCAAAATACCCAGACCAAGTCACAAACCTTGTAATGGTATCCACAGGTCCAAGCCACGGAAGCCCCATGTCTGAAGCAGAAGTTTACTTTCAAAAAGAGGCCTCTGACCTACGCAAAGAGGCACATTTGAAAAACCAAATCCAATTCCAAAAAAATATAGAAGAATCTCCTTCCGATTTTTTTATCCATTACTGTGTGAGTTTGGAAGCTAAAGGTTTTTACCAAATTCCTTTTCCTTCTAAAAAATTTTGGGAAGGAATTCATACAAACAAACTGGCGTTTGATTATCTTTTTGGTGAAGTGTTTCGAGACATTGATGTATCGGAATCCTTTCAAAAGCTTTCCATACCCATTTGGATTTGTATGGGCAAAGAAGATTTTCAGGTGGCACCTTATTACACTTGGGATTCCATTTTAAAAAAATTTCCCAAGATCAAAATGACTGTGATGGAAAAAAGTAGCCACTTACCTTTTTTGGAAAGGCCAAAGGAATTTTTGAACGAATTTCAAATACTGCTTCTTGGCTCGTAA
- a CDS encoding DsbA family protein produces the protein MENIFKKWMENPISKIVLVTNFVFALLFIVSVPSFVREYVTQDAVSIGGKKYDLSDVKETSPIAYSKFQSEYKSLIKNTLGEFAQDKLFELVAKDKNIKPSEVLNQGFTPSEPSEEEILNVYMSNKAQLGGKSLGETKDKIVGFLKSQQEQEHSRNVYREIVTKYPVEFLIKEPAAVRVTVEEKNNPSIGPKDAKITVIEFSDFECPFCKRSQDVNQKLREKYKGQIRWVFRDFPLPFHQDAMYAHMAANCSVSEGKYWDVFNLFFENSGNLGKSNVDALIAKAGIPKDKYQSCMKEASNLKAEIDADIQDGQKVGVSGTPAFFINGIFVSGALPFENFDEIIQKELKQ, from the coding sequence ATGGAAAATATTTTTAAAAAGTGGATGGAAAACCCCATCTCCAAAATCGTCCTTGTGACCAACTTCGTTTTCGCACTTCTCTTTATTGTCAGTGTTCCTTCCTTTGTTAGGGAATACGTTACCCAAGATGCAGTTAGTATCGGCGGAAAAAAATATGACCTGAGCGACGTGAAAGAAACATCTCCGATTGCTTATTCTAAATTCCAATCAGAATACAAAAGTTTGATCAAAAACACGTTAGGTGAATTTGCTCAGGACAAATTATTTGAACTGGTTGCAAAAGATAAAAATATCAAACCTTCCGAAGTATTAAACCAAGGTTTTACACCGAGCGAACCATCAGAAGAAGAAATTTTAAATGTATATATGTCCAATAAAGCCCAGTTAGGTGGAAAGTCATTGGGCGAAACAAAAGACAAAATTGTTGGATTCCTTAAAAGCCAACAAGAACAAGAACATAGTCGCAATGTATATCGAGAAATTGTTACCAAATATCCTGTAGAGTTTTTGATCAAAGAACCGGCCGCAGTGAGAGTGACAGTAGAAGAAAAAAATAACCCTTCCATCGGACCAAAAGATGCAAAAATAACTGTTATCGAATTTTCTGATTTTGAATGTCCGTTTTGTAAAAGAAGCCAAGATGTGAACCAAAAACTTCGTGAAAAGTACAAAGGACAAATTCGTTGGGTTTTCCGTGATTTTCCTCTTCCATTCCACCAAGATGCAATGTATGCACATATGGCTGCTAACTGCTCTGTATCAGAAGGTAAGTATTGGGATGTGTTTAATTTGTTTTTTGAAAACAGCGGAAACCTAGGAAAATCAAATGTAGATGCTTTGATTGCAAAAGCTGGTATACCGAAAGATAAATACCAATCTTGTATGAAAGAGGCATCAAATCTAAAAGCAGAAATTGATGCAGACATCCAAGACGGTCAAAAAGTCGGTGTGAGCGGAACTCCAGCCTTTTTTATCAATGGAATCTTTGTTTCGGGAGCCCTCCCTTTCGAAAACTTCGATGAGATCATCCAAAAAGAATTAAAACAATAA
- the thrB gene encoding homoserine kinase yields MIRLPKILIQVPGTSANLGPGFDLMGLALDLRNEFEFTFSKEITEPKTELKNGKPLPFTKKEDLVYQSYLSYFNKFFPSVTPPPYHCKMSLSLPLKGGLGSSASAIVAGLSLAREVHKRLEPKSVPSEPDFTQYLAEFEGHPDNTLPAYLGGFVFAYSTFGEKLRYFRKKFPSSVAIFVLTPEFHVSTEESRKSLPKTYATADVIFNLSRIGAWMHFLDKRKYSDLLVGLEDKMHTPYRIPKSSPLFPLAETLTQAGIGYCLSGSGPSLLVFLERKSVKSKQSDLEEKISEVMKEAKITYSFKRVKPDGLGVRIQFK; encoded by the coding sequence ATGATTCGACTTCCTAAGATTTTGATTCAAGTGCCAGGAACCTCAGCCAACTTGGGCCCTGGTTTTGACCTTATGGGTCTTGCCCTCGATCTTCGTAATGAATTTGAATTTACTTTTTCAAAAGAAATTACGGAACCCAAAACAGAATTAAAAAATGGTAAACCATTGCCTTTTACAAAAAAAGAAGATTTAGTATATCAGTCTTACCTTTCTTATTTTAACAAATTTTTTCCGAGTGTTACACCTCCACCTTATCATTGTAAAATGAGCCTATCGTTACCTTTAAAAGGTGGGTTGGGATCTAGTGCTTCTGCGATTGTTGCTGGATTATCTTTAGCAAGAGAAGTCCATAAACGATTGGAGCCAAAGTCTGTGCCTTCGGAACCTGACTTTACTCAGTATCTGGCAGAATTTGAAGGTCATCCCGATAATACTTTACCTGCGTATTTGGGTGGGTTTGTCTTCGCCTATTCTACGTTTGGTGAAAAGCTAAGGTATTTTCGTAAAAAGTTTCCATCCTCGGTTGCTATTTTTGTTTTAACACCAGAGTTTCATGTTTCTACGGAAGAATCTAGGAAATCACTTCCTAAAACCTATGCCACTGCCGATGTGATTTTTAATTTATCTCGTATTGGCGCGTGGATGCATTTTTTAGATAAACGTAAGTATAGTGATCTGCTTGTTGGTTTAGAAGATAAGATGCACACTCCTTACCGGATTCCTAAATCCTCTCCTTTGTTTCCTTTGGCTGAAACCTTAACACAAGCAGGGATTGGTTATTGTTTGTCTGGGTCTGGACCAAGTTTACTTGTATTTTTAGAAAGAAAGTCGGTCAAAAGTAAACAATCCGACTTAGAAGAAAAAATATCGGAAGTGATGAAAGAGGCTAAAATTACCTATTCATTTAAACGAGTGAAACCTGATGGACTCGGAGTTCGGATCCAATTCAAATAG
- a CDS encoding adenylate/guanylate cyclase domain-containing protein — MFHSLVKAVRAIYCIRDQFPKYMSELLSEEEQMGALFAVRFRYVIGLALVASAVANLSNTDSVYGYLVNYVAITLYFINTFVHSQILKKSRGHWKTKYDYISLFIDNLLVTVTIFNWYILKGDGNPNFLVKTPLVVFYLLPLSLSLFQYRFSLVNFSFVCFLFSYYGFLFYALLDKNSVSSFDWHQYVLGDHIILSDAMVTKPTVYLVLVFAISYAIFRSLRMLLKFAAAESQKTTLSRYFSPDLVSEIVSEPEVIRKGKRQKVTVLFSDIRGFTQFSEPMDPESLSIFLTEFRRRMVRAIFQYGGSLDKFIGDAVMATFGTPSPSENPGEDSKNAVLAAKSMLDELNHWNLERKKNGESEIKIGIGIHTGEVFCGSIGSEERMEYTVIGDTVNTASRIESACKDLGVTFLISEAVWLEISSPIGWDKKADVTLSGREQKIHLYAPSRP; from the coding sequence ATGTTCCACTCCCTCGTCAAAGCCGTTCGTGCCATTTACTGCATTCGAGACCAGTTCCCCAAATATATGTCGGAACTTCTCTCAGAAGAAGAACAAATGGGTGCTTTATTTGCAGTTCGGTTTCGGTATGTGATTGGACTTGCTCTTGTTGCCAGTGCAGTAGCCAATCTCAGTAATACTGATTCTGTATATGGATATTTGGTTAACTATGTAGCCATTACATTATATTTTATCAATACATTCGTTCATTCTCAAATTCTTAAAAAGAGTCGTGGACATTGGAAAACAAAGTATGATTATATTAGTTTGTTTATCGATAACCTACTTGTGACTGTTACCATTTTTAATTGGTATATTTTGAAAGGTGATGGTAACCCGAATTTCCTTGTGAAAACTCCTTTGGTTGTATTTTATCTTTTGCCTTTGTCTTTGAGTTTATTCCAATACCGGTTTTCACTCGTTAATTTTTCCTTTGTTTGTTTTTTATTTAGTTATTATGGATTTCTTTTTTATGCATTACTCGATAAAAATTCCGTAAGTAGTTTCGATTGGCACCAGTATGTTCTGGGTGACCATATCATTTTATCAGATGCAATGGTAACAAAACCGACTGTTTATTTGGTTTTAGTGTTTGCGATTTCTTATGCCATTTTTCGTAGCCTTAGGATGTTATTAAAGTTTGCCGCTGCTGAATCACAAAAAACAACTTTATCTCGATATTTTTCGCCTGACTTAGTTTCTGAAATTGTATCGGAACCAGAAGTGATTCGAAAAGGAAAACGACAAAAAGTAACAGTTCTCTTTAGCGACATTCGCGGATTCACTCAGTTTTCAGAACCAATGGACCCGGAATCCCTTTCCATTTTTTTAACTGAATTTCGTCGCCGCATGGTAAGGGCTATCTTCCAATATGGTGGCAGTTTGGATAAATTTATTGGAGATGCGGTGATGGCAACTTTTGGAACTCCTTCACCATCAGAGAATCCAGGAGAAGATTCAAAAAATGCGGTCCTTGCCGCCAAGTCTATGTTAGATGAATTAAATCATTGGAATTTGGAACGAAAAAAAAACGGGGAATCTGAAATTAAAATTGGAATCGGAATTCATACTGGCGAAGTTTTTTGTGGAAGCATCGGATCTGAAGAAAGAATGGAATACACTGTGATTGGAGATACCGTGAATACTGCCTCTCGCATTGAGTCTGCCTGTAAAGACTTAGGAGTAACTTTTTTAATTTCAGAAGCAGTTTGGTTGGAGATAAGTTCTCCAATCGGATGGGATAAAAAAGCGGATGTGACTCTTTCAGGCAGAGAACAAAAAATTCATTTGTATGCACCAAGCAGGCCTTAG
- a CDS encoding acyl-CoA dehydrogenase family protein, with translation MSTLSTKKSSLDLFNPTEDHLALRESVASFAEREMDEQAKENDEKETFNTLLFKRLGSELGIFGITVPEADGGHGLDPLASVIIHEEMSRFDPGFTLSYLAHEVLFVNNFYYSSNPSQRSRYLSKVITGEWIGGMGMTEPGAGTDVLGMTTHAVKKGDRYIINGVKQYITNGSIGQVFVLYTKLEKTGKKMTSFVIESSYKGFSVGKKEEKMGMRSSPTTQLVFEDMEVPEENLLGVENGAVTHMMRNLEIERVTLAAQSLGIARRCIDIMCDYTVRHREAFGKKLLEFGQIQRMVAESYADYQAARALVYHVASELGPDVRNSLGAASAKLVATQMAERVSRNAIQVLGGYGYCREYPVERLHRDAILLSIGGGTNEAMQKNIASDLKKLWSE, from the coding sequence ATGAGTACGCTTTCGACAAAAAAATCATCTCTCGATTTATTTAATCCTACAGAAGACCACCTCGCACTACGAGAGTCTGTGGCTTCCTTTGCAGAACGTGAAATGGACGAACAAGCAAAGGAAAACGATGAAAAAGAAACATTCAATACTTTGTTATTCAAACGTCTTGGTTCGGAACTGGGAATATTTGGTATCACGGTCCCGGAAGCGGATGGTGGACATGGACTTGATCCACTTGCTTCTGTCATCATCCATGAAGAGATGTCTAGGTTTGATCCAGGATTTACTTTGTCCTATTTGGCTCATGAAGTTCTTTTTGTGAATAATTTTTACTATAGTTCTAACCCTTCTCAAAGAAGTCGTTATTTGAGTAAGGTCATCACCGGTGAATGGATTGGTGGTATGGGAATGACAGAACCCGGTGCCGGAACTGATGTTCTTGGGATGACCACACATGCGGTTAAAAAAGGTGATCGTTATATTATTAATGGAGTCAAACAATACATTACGAACGGATCCATTGGCCAGGTTTTTGTATTGTATACCAAGTTAGAAAAAACAGGTAAAAAAATGACCTCCTTTGTAATTGAGTCGTCTTACAAAGGTTTTTCGGTAGGAAAAAAAGAAGAGAAGATGGGAATGCGTTCCTCACCTACAACACAACTAGTCTTTGAGGATATGGAAGTTCCTGAAGAAAATTTACTTGGTGTGGAAAACGGGGCTGTGACCCATATGATGAGGAATTTAGAAATTGAACGAGTGACACTTGCGGCTCAATCTCTTGGAATCGCTCGTCGTTGTATTGATATCATGTGTGATTATACTGTTCGACACAGAGAAGCATTTGGTAAAAAACTTTTGGAATTTGGACAGATCCAAAGAATGGTCGCCGAATCCTATGCGGATTACCAAGCAGCACGAGCTCTTGTGTATCATGTGGCAAGTGAACTTGGTCCCGATGTTCGTAATTCACTTGGCGCGGCTTCCGCAAAACTGGTTGCCACTCAAATGGCAGAACGTGTTTCACGTAACGCTATACAAGTATTAGGTGGATACGGATATTGCCGTGAATATCCAGTAGAACGTTTACACCGTGATGCCATTTTACTTAGCATTGGTGGCGGAACCAACGAAGCTATGCAAAAAAACATTGCAAGCGATCTAAAAAAACTTTGGTCTGAATGA
- a CDS encoding malate dehydrogenase: MSKKVKVAVTGAAGQIGYALLFRIASGQMFGPDTAVELQLLELEQALPAAKGVIMELDDCAFPLLEKVSVSSNIDEAFRDINWALLVGSVPRKAGMERGDLLKINGGIFTTQGKAIEKNAASDVRVLVVGNPCNTNALIAMNNAKGVPSDRWFAMTGLDENRAKTQLAQKAGVLVKDVSNVAIWGNHSATQYPDFYNAKINGKPATDLISDEAWLKGDFISTVQKRGAAIIAARGASSAASAANAVVDTVHNIVTPTKPGDWFSAACHSNGEYGVDKGLIFGYPLKSDGKKVEIVTGLEINAFGKEKFDITHNELKEERNEVKDMLG; this comes from the coding sequence ATGAGCAAAAAAGTAAAAGTTGCTGTTACAGGTGCTGCCGGACAAATCGGATACGCACTTCTATTTCGTATCGCTTCAGGACAAATGTTTGGACCTGACACTGCAGTAGAACTCCAATTATTGGAATTAGAACAAGCCCTTCCAGCTGCTAAAGGTGTCATTATGGAATTGGACGACTGTGCATTCCCGTTACTCGAAAAAGTATCAGTTTCTTCTAACATTGATGAGGCGTTTCGTGACATCAACTGGGCACTTCTTGTTGGATCTGTTCCAAGAAAAGCGGGAATGGAAAGGGGAGACCTTCTTAAAATCAACGGTGGAATTTTTACAACACAAGGGAAAGCAATCGAAAAGAATGCTGCCAGTGACGTAAGAGTTCTTGTGGTAGGTAACCCATGTAATACAAACGCACTGATTGCAATGAACAATGCAAAAGGAGTTCCATCTGACAGATGGTTTGCGATGACAGGTCTTGATGAAAACCGTGCAAAAACACAATTGGCTCAAAAAGCGGGAGTTCTTGTCAAAGACGTATCCAATGTAGCGATTTGGGGAAACCACTCCGCAACGCAATACCCTGACTTCTATAATGCAAAAATCAACGGAAAACCTGCCACTGATCTCATTAGTGACGAAGCTTGGTTAAAAGGTGATTTTATCTCTACCGTTCAAAAACGGGGAGCAGCCATCATCGCGGCCCGCGGAGCTTCTTCTGCAGCATCGGCAGCAAACGCCGTTGTCGACACAGTGCATAACATTGTGACTCCTACAAAACCAGGTGACTGGTTCAGTGCTGCATGTCACTCCAATGGAGAGTATGGTGTGGACAAAGGTCTTATCTTTGGATACCCACTCAAGTCTGACGGCAAAAAAGTAGAGATCGTCACTGGTCTTGAAATTAATGCTTTTGGTAAGGAAAAATTTGACATCACTCACAACGAGTTGAAAGAAGAAAGAAACGAAGTCAAAGACATGTTAGGTTAA